One genomic segment of Mesoterricola silvestris includes these proteins:
- a CDS encoding OmpP1/FadL family transporter, with the protein MKRALLHSSLILALAPPAAAGGIFYNSNQSAEYIRMFDRNSAIDNADIVYYNMAGTPRLRDGWTFNFSDQMIFQKATVRTIGNPAVGDRTYTSDNPVLIVPNFYLAYKKDTWSAFLGVETLGATAIREWKGGLPTLDLMGKQLAGYGQTEYSQVIGADAIAAALAGGATSAQAQAAGLAAGLGTSSFPSNSYLKGSSSYIALRIGGAVQVNPGLSLALAGRFVTSQQATVGSVDGYCTYNQFNHDLRTHNRLVIDKVDRATGFSAEFGLNYCPNDKAVVNLTYEMGTSLDFKTTVHDGKDGGGLFRDGARAHLDLPQVVRFGFGYQLTPALRLSMGANAYLEKNVDFGMLDNAQFGVKASQAYRNTYEESAAFEYQINPRWLFSFGINLNQIGQRQESTMDISVPGAHANYMSEGVGFQFAATRRMKVNVGLAHTAFQNKYRNADAGDRQLAASYAAQGVTIAPTKEYNKEYYILALGVDFHF; encoded by the coding sequence ATGAAGAGAGCCCTGCTCCATTCGTCCTTGATCCTGGCCCTGGCCCCCCCGGCCGCCGCGGGCGGCATCTTCTACAACAGCAACCAGAGTGCCGAATACATCCGCATGTTCGACCGGAACAGCGCCATCGACAACGCGGACATCGTGTACTACAACATGGCCGGCACCCCCCGGCTCCGGGACGGCTGGACCTTCAATTTCAGCGACCAGATGATCTTCCAGAAGGCCACGGTGCGCACCATCGGGAATCCGGCGGTGGGCGACCGCACCTACACCTCCGACAACCCGGTGCTCATCGTCCCCAATTTCTACCTGGCGTACAAGAAGGACACCTGGTCGGCGTTCCTGGGCGTGGAGACCCTGGGGGCCACGGCCATCCGGGAATGGAAGGGCGGGCTGCCCACCCTCGATCTCATGGGCAAGCAGCTGGCGGGCTACGGCCAGACCGAGTACTCCCAGGTCATCGGCGCCGACGCCATCGCCGCGGCCCTGGCCGGGGGCGCCACCAGCGCCCAGGCCCAGGCCGCGGGCCTGGCGGCGGGGCTCGGCACCTCCTCCTTCCCCTCCAATTCGTACCTGAAGGGCTCATCCAGCTACATCGCCCTGCGCATCGGCGGGGCCGTGCAGGTCAATCCGGGCCTCTCCCTGGCCCTGGCGGGGCGCTTCGTCACGTCCCAGCAGGCCACGGTGGGGAGCGTGGACGGCTATTGCACGTACAACCAGTTCAACCACGATCTCAGGACCCACAACCGGCTGGTCATCGACAAGGTGGACAGGGCCACGGGGTTCTCGGCGGAATTCGGCCTCAACTACTGCCCCAACGACAAGGCCGTGGTGAACCTCACGTACGAAATGGGCACGTCCCTGGATTTCAAGACCACCGTCCACGACGGCAAGGACGGCGGCGGCCTCTTCCGGGACGGCGCCAGGGCGCACCTGGACCTGCCCCAGGTGGTGCGCTTCGGCTTCGGCTACCAGCTGACCCCCGCCCTGCGGCTCTCCATGGGGGCCAACGCCTACCTGGAGAAGAACGTGGACTTCGGCATGCTGGACAACGCCCAGTTCGGCGTCAAGGCCTCCCAGGCCTACCGCAACACCTACGAGGAATCCGCGGCCTTCGAGTACCAGATCAATCCCCGGTGGCTCTTCAGCTTCGGCATCAACCTGAACCAGATCGGGCAGCGCCAGGAATCCACCATGGACATCAGCGTCCCGGGCGCCCATGCCAACTACATGTCCGAAGGCGTCGGCTTCCAGTTCGCGGCCACGCGGCGCATGAAGGTCAATGTGGGCCTCGCCCACACGGCCTTCCAGAACAAGTACAGGAACGCGGACGCCGGGGACCGGCAGCTGGCGGCTTCGTACGCCGCGCAGGGCGTCACCATCGCGCCCACCAAGGAATACAACAAGGAATACTACATCCTCGCCCTCGGCGTCGATTTCCATTTCTAA
- a CDS encoding SDR family oxidoreductase: MTRLRGSHVLITGAASGIGRLMAQEARVRGARLTLLDRDEAGLRSVLAELGGDTAIYTVDLSDRARIQATAAQVLKARGAVDVLINNAGIVTGKPILECTDEAIERTFQVNTLALFWMARAFLPAMIEQGRGHLVTVASAAGLSGTSRLTDYCASKFAAVGFDESLRLELRRLGHPVRTTVVCPYYIDTGMFRGVKTRFPWLLPILDPAYVTFRILDAIEKDRARLILPRFVVAVLMIKFLPAALFDAITGFFGVNRSMDEFKGR; the protein is encoded by the coding sequence ATGACCCGCCTGCGCGGCTCCCACGTGCTCATCACCGGCGCCGCCAGCGGCATCGGGCGCCTCATGGCCCAGGAGGCCCGGGTGCGGGGGGCCCGGCTCACGCTCCTGGACCGGGACGAGGCGGGGCTGCGCTCCGTCCTGGCGGAGCTGGGGGGCGATACCGCCATATACACCGTGGACCTCTCGGACCGCGCCCGGATCCAGGCCACGGCCGCCCAGGTCCTCAAGGCCCGGGGGGCGGTGGACGTGCTCATCAACAACGCCGGCATCGTCACCGGCAAGCCCATCCTGGAATGCACGGACGAGGCCATCGAGCGCACCTTCCAGGTGAACACCCTGGCCCTGTTCTGGATGGCCCGGGCCTTCCTGCCGGCCATGATCGAGCAGGGCCGGGGGCACCTGGTCACCGTGGCCAGCGCCGCGGGCCTTTCGGGCACCTCCCGGCTCACCGACTACTGCGCCTCGAAATTCGCCGCCGTGGGCTTCGACGAATCCCTGCGCCTGGAGCTCCGGCGCCTGGGCCACCCCGTGCGCACCACCGTGGTGTGCCCCTACTACATCGACACCGGCATGTTCCGCGGCGTGAAGACCCGGTTCCCCTGGCTCCTGCCGATCCTGGACCCCGCCTACGTCACCTTCCGCATCCTGGACGCCATCGAGAAGGACCGGGCCCGGCTCATCCTGCCCCGGTTCGTGGTGGCCGTGCTCATGATCAAGTTCCTGCCGGCGGCCCTGTTCGACGCGATCACGGGCTTTTTCGGGGTGAACCGGTCCATGGACGAATTCAAGGGCAGGTAG
- a CDS encoding YtfJ family protein, translating to MIRAAALALLALGPILAGIPVGTRLPEAHVADKGLLVLDGKAVTYHPWKASATNGRVRTIYHLAARMGIDDINKPYIDALIAAKLPERLPDSPYKTVTVLNLSEANWVTHGIGVSRLEKNQRDTPYALFVADEKGAARAAWGLAPGTSAVIVLDRDGTVLFFKEGRLSPEEIRMAVGIIQERLGR from the coding sequence ATGATCCGCGCCGCCGCCCTCGCCCTCCTCGCCCTGGGTCCCATCCTCGCCGGGATCCCCGTCGGGACCCGGCTCCCCGAGGCCCACGTGGCCGACAAGGGCCTCCTGGTCCTGGACGGCAAGGCCGTCACGTACCACCCCTGGAAGGCCTCCGCCACCAACGGCCGGGTCCGCACCATCTACCACCTCGCGGCGCGCATGGGCATCGACGACATCAACAAGCCGTACATCGACGCCCTCATCGCCGCCAAGCTCCCGGAGCGGCTCCCGGACAGCCCCTACAAGACGGTGACCGTCCTGAACCTCTCCGAGGCCAACTGGGTCACCCATGGGATCGGGGTGAGCCGCCTGGAGAAGAATCAGCGGGACACCCCCTACGCCCTCTTCGTGGCCGACGAGAAGGGCGCGGCCCGGGCCGCCTGGGGCCTGGCCCCGGGGACCTCGGCGGTCATCGTCCTGGACCGGGACGGGACCGTGCTCTTCTTCAAGGAGGGCCGGCTTTCCCCGGAGGAAATCCGCATGGCGGTGGGGATCATCCAGGAACGCCTGGGCAGGTAG
- a CDS encoding alpha/beta hydrolase has protein sequence MALRDPESAWQPFSAYPGTGAGVLVSHGFTGGPASVIHLARRLAEAGFNVECPRLTGHGPAWRELAKATREDWLRDLRAALERLKARGGPVFVAGLSMGGTLALRLAETDPAIRGVALVNHALVFGHPLVPLAFLLKHLVPSTPGIASDILDSGISEPACDRTPTAGVEQVYRLAREARAALPSLRQPLLIFKSREDHVLPARNAPLTLQEAGSADKELVWLQHSYHVATMDHDKELIADRCIAFFTRLAREVP, from the coding sequence ATGGCGCTGCGCGATCCCGAATCGGCCTGGCAACCGTTTTCCGCCTACCCTGGAACCGGCGCGGGGGTCCTGGTTTCCCACGGCTTCACCGGCGGGCCCGCCAGCGTGATCCACCTGGCCCGGCGCCTGGCCGAGGCGGGCTTCAACGTAGAGTGCCCCCGGCTCACGGGCCATGGCCCCGCCTGGCGCGAGCTGGCCAAGGCGACGCGGGAGGACTGGCTTCGGGATCTGCGCGCGGCCCTGGAGCGCCTCAAGGCCCGCGGCGGGCCCGTCTTCGTGGCGGGGCTGTCCATGGGGGGCACCCTGGCCCTGCGCCTGGCCGAGACCGATCCGGCCATCCGAGGCGTGGCCCTGGTGAACCACGCGCTGGTCTTCGGCCATCCCCTGGTTCCCTTGGCCTTCCTGCTCAAGCACCTGGTGCCCTCCACCCCCGGCATCGCTTCCGACATCCTGGATTCGGGCATCAGTGAACCCGCCTGCGACCGCACCCCCACGGCGGGGGTGGAGCAGGTGTACCGCCTCGCCCGGGAGGCCAGGGCGGCCCTGCCCTCCCTGCGCCAGCCCCTGCTCATCTTCAAGTCCAGGGAGGACCACGTGCTCCCGGCCCGCAACGCCCCCCTCACGCTCCAGGAAGCCGGCTCCGCCGACAAGGAGCTGGTGTGGCTCCAGCACTCCTACCACGTGGCCACCATGGACCACGACAAGGAGCTGATCGCCGACCGGTGCATCGCGTTCTTCACGCGCCTGGCCCGGGAGGTCCCATGA
- a CDS encoding DUF2804 domain-containing protein: MHTLIGENGKVGYGCLDGPVRFNHEAFPLRTFFGRKAGALRRRMALGAFSYLGILGDGFVAGLAAVRLGYVANVFGFFFDSGTGAYWERSVKDRPGRLVFPLDPDACAIHYESRGCGLDLAKSHDRERLEVEARFGERLVVKGLFPYGFRHHPLRVVNPSCGDPNRFTFTEKCAPLLPEALSVTFDGVERAGDLGRVAAVYDWSAGFFNRNSNWLWSALAGVLPDGTPVGANFAALVNESFYPENAFWVGGKRIRLAQVVFDYDPEDPRREDWRIFTEDGQVELRFRPLGERGERTRLPFLKVNFRQFFGEYTGWLRDPGGRSVRLERLMGVAEIHLSVW; this comes from the coding sequence ATGCACACGCTCATCGGGGAGAACGGGAAGGTCGGGTACGGCTGCCTGGACGGCCCGGTGCGGTTCAATCACGAGGCCTTCCCCCTGCGCACCTTCTTCGGGCGGAAGGCGGGGGCCCTGCGCCGGCGCATGGCCCTGGGGGCCTTCAGCTACCTGGGCATCCTGGGCGACGGCTTCGTGGCGGGCCTGGCGGCGGTGCGCCTGGGCTACGTGGCCAACGTCTTCGGGTTCTTCTTCGATTCCGGCACGGGGGCCTACTGGGAGCGCTCCGTGAAGGACCGGCCTGGCCGCCTGGTCTTCCCCCTGGACCCCGACGCCTGCGCCATCCACTACGAAAGCCGCGGCTGCGGCCTGGATCTGGCCAAGTCCCACGACCGGGAGCGGCTGGAGGTGGAGGCCCGCTTCGGCGAGCGCCTGGTCGTCAAGGGCCTCTTCCCCTACGGCTTCAGGCACCACCCCCTGCGGGTGGTGAACCCCAGTTGCGGGGACCCCAACCGCTTCACCTTCACCGAGAAATGCGCCCCCCTCCTGCCGGAGGCCCTGTCCGTGACCTTCGACGGCGTCGAACGGGCCGGGGACCTGGGCCGGGTGGCCGCTGTCTACGATTGGTCCGCTGGCTTCTTCAACCGGAACAGCAATTGGCTCTGGTCGGCCCTGGCCGGCGTCCTACCGGACGGCACCCCCGTGGGCGCCAATTTCGCCGCCCTGGTCAACGAGTCCTTCTACCCCGAAAACGCCTTCTGGGTGGGCGGCAAGCGCATCCGCCTGGCCCAGGTGGTCTTCGATTACGACCCGGAGGATCCCAGGCGGGAGGACTGGCGCATCTTCACCGAGGACGGACAAGTGGAACTGCGCTTCCGGCCCCTGGGGGAGCGGGGGGAGCGCACGCGGCTTCCCTTCCTGAAGGTGAATTTCCGCCAGTTCTTCGGGGAGTACACCGGCTGGCTGCGCGACCCGGGTGGCAGGTCGGTGCGCCTGGAACGGCTTATGGGGGTGGCGGAAATTCATCTATCTGTTTGGTAA
- a CDS encoding bifunctional metallophosphatase/5'-nucleotidase, which translates to MPRNIATLAAGSILTVLLVGCSLSSPEKLAGPAPLAGDAKVVILQTTDVHDHANGIGPMSATSPAPLGSYARVAAYVNSVRAGAASGTSVVLVDSGDWSMGTLYDLTLGSQPLATFFIDTLRYDCVTLGNHEFDYTPLGLATALSLSQSKFGYHTPIVASNTVLNGNKDLAPFMGTAITPTYTKTYPSGLKVGFIGLMGTEAAAAAPASAPVTFTDYSRNYALVQSLVDTLRNTEGCHVVVALSHAGTDSSDITAVKGEDVNLAKNTTGIDVIASGHTHNAFPDAQASFAQKSAVAGKTWTTQIICAGAYTTNVARIDLTYNAASKTTTLVSASNKAMTDASLAALGVNPVRDPAQSVFVAQADSQLNYGLGSLFTTLFGSQAGYVFDSTDLTTGVYKVVGSTPQEMRSNDQNPVRCPNGMGDLAADAVRNVPNGIISAAIAQTMRAKGLTQDQAVLALATAGFNPMFFTAGIVPTGVIRDHLAAGPISLANAYNVLPLGISPDTTQAIPVGYPLMSIYLTTEDLKKVCALQLLSQCNLTPSDYYLNISGLSYALDGPGSYLYFKYATAAAVLSVVQSKAATVAAAGAAYQALATLGSTGDPAALLAAMAGGNPYATAMVALNDPPATLDATQTGTNLQVLGDVAAKGAADAATGGITLNTKIFTMAIGAIGQISAFDAADAMCTGPTTLDLVPATRYRVAGDLYAVMMMGAAKSKFGVDITAYAGNTRMDATTVSAADLAGAMKYRINAAGPVLPVVELKEWMALVQYIGALGGTVPPQYLSTPAFTDFAVGGRWGTAVTVRNQTYPLAPIGAMMTTLAGL; encoded by the coding sequence ATGCCAAGGAATATCGCCACGCTGGCCGCCGGGAGCATCCTCACCGTACTGCTCGTAGGCTGCTCTCTTTCCTCCCCCGAGAAACTCGCCGGTCCCGCCCCCCTCGCCGGGGACGCCAAGGTGGTCATCCTCCAGACCACGGACGTCCATGACCACGCCAACGGCATCGGACCCATGTCGGCCACCAGCCCGGCCCCCCTGGGGTCCTACGCGCGGGTGGCGGCCTACGTGAATTCCGTGCGGGCCGGCGCCGCCTCCGGCACCTCCGTGGTGCTGGTGGATTCCGGCGACTGGAGCATGGGCACGCTGTACGACCTGACGCTGGGGTCCCAGCCCCTGGCCACCTTCTTCATCGACACGCTGCGCTACGACTGCGTGACCCTGGGCAACCACGAATTCGACTACACGCCCCTGGGCCTCGCCACGGCGCTCTCCCTCTCCCAGTCCAAGTTCGGCTACCACACCCCCATCGTCGCCTCCAACACGGTGCTCAACGGGAACAAGGACCTGGCCCCCTTCATGGGCACGGCCATCACCCCCACCTACACGAAGACCTACCCCTCGGGGCTCAAGGTCGGGTTCATCGGCCTCATGGGCACCGAGGCCGCCGCCGCCGCCCCGGCCTCGGCCCCGGTGACCTTCACCGACTACAGCCGGAACTACGCCCTGGTGCAGTCCCTGGTGGACACCCTGCGCAACACGGAGGGCTGCCACGTGGTCGTCGCCCTCTCCCACGCGGGGACGGATTCCTCGGACATCACCGCCGTCAAGGGCGAGGACGTGAACCTGGCCAAGAACACCACCGGCATCGATGTCATCGCCTCCGGCCACACCCACAACGCCTTCCCGGATGCCCAGGCGAGCTTCGCCCAGAAGAGCGCCGTGGCCGGCAAGACCTGGACGACCCAGATCATCTGCGCCGGGGCCTACACCACCAACGTGGCGCGCATCGACCTCACCTACAACGCCGCCTCGAAGACCACCACCCTGGTGTCGGCCTCCAACAAGGCCATGACCGACGCCAGCCTCGCGGCCCTGGGGGTGAACCCCGTGCGCGACCCCGCCCAGTCGGTCTTCGTGGCCCAGGCGGATTCCCAGCTCAACTACGGGCTGGGTTCCCTGTTCACCACCCTCTTCGGATCCCAGGCGGGCTACGTCTTCGATTCCACGGACCTGACCACGGGCGTCTACAAGGTGGTGGGCTCCACCCCCCAGGAGATGCGCTCCAACGACCAGAACCCCGTGCGCTGCCCCAACGGCATGGGCGACCTCGCCGCGGATGCCGTGCGGAACGTGCCCAACGGCATCATCTCCGCCGCCATCGCCCAGACCATGAGGGCCAAGGGCCTGACCCAGGACCAGGCCGTGTTGGCCCTCGCGACCGCGGGCTTCAACCCCATGTTCTTCACGGCCGGAATCGTGCCCACCGGCGTCATCCGCGACCACCTGGCCGCGGGCCCCATCTCCTTGGCCAACGCATACAACGTGCTTCCCCTGGGCATCTCCCCGGACACGACCCAGGCCATCCCGGTGGGCTACCCCCTCATGTCCATCTACCTCACCACCGAGGACCTGAAGAAGGTGTGCGCCCTGCAGCTCCTGAGCCAGTGCAACCTGACCCCCTCGGACTACTACCTGAACATTTCAGGGCTGAGCTACGCGCTGGACGGGCCGGGATCCTACCTGTACTTCAAGTACGCCACCGCCGCCGCCGTGCTGTCGGTGGTGCAGTCCAAGGCCGCCACGGTCGCCGCCGCCGGCGCCGCCTACCAGGCCCTGGCCACCCTGGGCTCCACCGGCGATCCCGCGGCGCTCCTGGCCGCCATGGCGGGCGGCAATCCCTACGCCACCGCCATGGTCGCCCTGAACGATCCCCCCGCCACGCTGGACGCCACCCAGACCGGCACCAACCTGCAGGTCCTGGGGGACGTTGCCGCCAAGGGGGCCGCCGACGCCGCCACGGGCGGCATCACCCTCAACACCAAGATTTTCACCATGGCCATCGGCGCCATCGGCCAGATCTCGGCGTTCGACGCGGCCGACGCCATGTGCACCGGCCCCACCACGCTGGACCTCGTTCCCGCCACCCGCTACCGCGTGGCCGGGGACCTCTACGCGGTGATGATGATGGGCGCGGCCAAGTCCAAATTCGGAGTGGACATCACCGCGTACGCCGGTAACACCCGAATGGACGCCACCACGGTTTCCGCCGCCGACCTGGCCGGGGCCATGAAGTACCGGATCAACGCCGCCGGCCCCGTACTCCCGGTGGTGGAGCTCAAGGAATGGATGGCCCTGGTGCAGTACATCGGCGCCCTGGGCGGCACCGTCCCGCCCCAGTACCTGTCCACCCCCGCCTTCACCGATTTCGCGGTGGGGGGGCGATGGGGAACGGCGGTCACGGTGCGGAACCAGACCTACCCCCTCGCGCCCATCGGGGCGATGATGACGACGCTCGCGGGCCTGTAG